The Bacillus sp. Y1 genome has a window encoding:
- the upp gene encoding uracil phosphoribosyltransferase, with translation MAKVYVFDHPLIQHKLTYIREKNTGTKDFRELVDEVATLMAFEITRDMPLEEIEIDTPVSTMKSNVLSGKKIGIVPILRAGIGMVDGILKLIPAAKVGHIGLYRDPETLMPVEYYVKLPSDVEERDFIVVDPMLATGGSAIEALHSLKKRGAKHIKFMCLIAAPEGVDALKEAHPDVDIYIAALDEKLNDHGYIVPGLGDAGDRLFGTK, from the coding sequence ATGGCAAAGGTATATGTGTTTGATCATCCCCTCATTCAGCATAAGCTTACATACATCCGCGAAAAAAATACAGGAACAAAGGACTTCCGTGAGCTAGTAGACGAAGTAGCAACATTAATGGCGTTCGAAATTACTCGTGACATGCCGTTAGAAGAAATCGAAATTGACACACCAGTAAGCACAATGAAATCAAATGTGTTATCTGGGAAAAAAATAGGGATTGTCCCTATTTTACGTGCGGGAATCGGAATGGTAGATGGCATCTTAAAACTTATCCCTGCAGCAAAGGTTGGTCATATCGGTCTATATCGTGACCCAGAAACTTTGATGCCGGTTGAGTACTACGTTAAGTTACCAAGCGACGTAGAAGAGCGCGACTTCATCGTAGTTGACCCCATGCTAGCAACGGGCGGTTCAGCGATCGAAGCGCTCCACTCATTGAAAAAGCGCGGCGCGAAGCATATTAAATTCATGTGCCTAATCGCAGCTCCAGAAGGTGTGGACGCTCTGAAAGAAGCACACCCGGATGTAGACATCTACATCGCAGCACTAGACGAAAAATTAAACGACCACGGCTACATCGTCCCTGGACTAGGTGACGCTGGTGACCGTTTGTTTGGAACGAAGTAA
- the glyA gene encoding serine hydroxymethyltransferase produces the protein MKHLAQQDTQVLQAIQDELGRQRTKIELIASENFVSEAVMEAQGSVLTNKYAEGYPGKRYYGGCEHVDVVEDIARDRAKAIFGAEHVNVQPHSGAQANMAVYFTALEQGDTVLGMNLSHGGHLTHGSPVNFSGVQYNFVEYGVDEQTQMIDYDIVRQKALEHKPKMIVAGASAYPRAIDFKKFREIADEVGAYLMVDMAHIAGLVAAGLHQNPVPYADFVTTTTHKTLRGPRGGMILTSEEWGKKIDKSIFPGIQGGPLMHVIAAKAVAFGEALQDSFKEYAANIIANAKTLAESLQEEGISLVSGGTDNHLLLIDVRSLGLTGKVAEHVLDEVGITVNKNTIPFDTASPFVTSGIRIGTAAVTSRGFGAAEMKEIASIISFTLKNHEDEAKLAEARERVSALTSRFTLYPERQI, from the coding sequence ATGAAGCATTTAGCACAGCAAGATACGCAAGTTTTACAAGCTATTCAAGACGAATTAGGGCGTCAAAGAACTAAGATTGAACTAATCGCATCAGAAAACTTTGTAAGTGAAGCGGTAATGGAAGCACAAGGATCTGTTTTAACAAACAAGTATGCAGAAGGCTATCCAGGCAAGCGTTACTACGGTGGCTGTGAGCATGTTGATGTGGTAGAAGACATCGCTCGTGACCGCGCAAAAGCAATCTTCGGTGCTGAGCATGTAAACGTACAACCTCACTCAGGTGCTCAAGCCAATATGGCTGTTTACTTTACGGCTCTTGAGCAAGGTGACACAGTTCTTGGGATGAACCTATCTCACGGTGGTCACTTAACACACGGAAGTCCGGTTAACTTCAGTGGTGTTCAATACAACTTCGTAGAGTATGGAGTAGACGAGCAAACGCAAATGATCGACTATGACATCGTACGCCAAAAAGCTTTAGAACATAAACCAAAAATGATCGTTGCTGGTGCGAGTGCTTACCCTCGTGCAATTGATTTTAAAAAGTTCAGAGAAATCGCTGATGAAGTGGGCGCTTATTTAATGGTAGATATGGCTCATATCGCTGGTTTAGTAGCAGCTGGCCTTCACCAAAACCCAGTTCCTTACGCTGATTTCGTAACAACAACTACACATAAAACATTACGTGGTCCTCGTGGTGGTATGATCCTTACTAGCGAAGAATGGGGTAAGAAAATCGACAAGTCGATCTTCCCTGGAATTCAAGGTGGTCCATTAATGCACGTAATCGCTGCAAAGGCAGTTGCTTTCGGTGAAGCGTTACAAGACAGTTTCAAAGAATATGCAGCAAACATCATTGCTAACGCTAAGACTTTAGCTGAAAGCTTGCAAGAAGAAGGAATTAGCTTAGTATCTGGTGGAACAGACAACCACCTTCTATTAATCGATGTTCGTTCTTTAGGCTTAACTGGTAAAGTAGCTGAGCATGTACTTGATGAAGTAGGAATCACAGTTAACAAAAACACAATTCCATTTGATACAGCAAGTCCATTCGTAACAAGCGGAATTCGTATCGGTACAGCAGCTGTTACTTCTCGTGGATTTGGTGCGGCTGAAATGAAAGAAATCGCAAGTATCATTAGCTTTACATTGAAAAACCATGAAGATGAAGCGAAGTTAGCAGAAGCAAGAGAGCGTGTATCTGCATTAACTAGCCGTTTCACTTTATATCCAGAAAGACAAATATAA